A genomic stretch from Candidatus Schekmanbacteria bacterium includes:
- the nusG gene encoding transcription termination/antitermination factor NusG gives MAKKWYVVHAHSSYENKVKSAIEDLLNNLKESDKEEDKIIAERIGEILIPTENIISLKKGVKKETSRKFFPGYVLIEMDLGETKDDPYRKKILQLIKSIPKVSGFLGTQNEPSPLNKEEVERIIDQDKTGSKVTKMKRKFSKGDAVKIINGPFDGFTGHIEELNPERERAKVMVSIFGRATPVEFDFLEIERIT, from the coding sequence ATGGCAAAAAAATGGTATGTAGTTCATGCGCATTCAAGTTATGAGAATAAGGTAAAGTCAGCTATAGAAGATCTTTTAAATAATTTGAAGGAATCAGACAAAGAAGAGGACAAGATTATTGCGGAAAGGATTGGGGAAATACTTATTCCCACGGAAAATATTATAAGTTTGAAAAAGGGAGTAAAAAAGGAAACAAGCAGAAAATTCTTCCCCGGTTATGTACTTATAGAAATGGATTTGGGTGAAACAAAGGATGATCCTTATAGAAAAAAGATTTTACAGCTTATCAAAAGTATTCCAAAGGTATCAGGTTTTTTAGGAACGCAAAATGAACCATCACCTTTGAATAAGGAAGAAGTTGAAAGAATTATCGACCAAGATAAGACAGGTTCAAAAGTAACGAAAATGAAACGGAAATTTTCAAAAGGTGATGCTGTTAAAATAATAAATGGTCCATTCGACGGCTTTACAGGGCATATAGAAGAATTAAATCCTGAGAGAGAGCGCGCAAAGGTAATGGTCAGTATCTTTGGGCGTGCAACACCAGTCGAATTTGATTTTTTAGAGATAGAACGGATTACATAA